A single Drechmeria coniospora strain ARSEF 6962 chromosome 03, whole genome shotgun sequence DNA region contains:
- a CDS encoding UBX domain protein, giving the protein MASHVVVIATDLRRKTIKVSPGTYLIDVLEQACKELNLASDRYLIKNKQKQVDLSVPFRTSGLLPGAKLELVLKSNTPSAVQVALQLPHPDAKEIPGGRLIRKFPSDLSLWKVLRQFESGEASAGKNVNITARGVADNITSGGGHLFYETPVLNIMGREFATFREFQKTLSQLGYNSGNVLVRLSYRKTDQIMLEAMDQISHLFKDIEEQDQKAENATAETTVEEFEPERLEDAPMTDGNHDCAKDSETHQRAPLQDKLEDESTGKTEEATGERPPGGSSSLAPIDPYLPVSVFLAPTGPVPAAALAPSESDSEFVPSIAHAQLHQARLQQSSRNKRLPSDRELEEKIAAEEARLAAIKSVVIKVRFPDNTSSEWQVGPEATGTFLYEAVRRVMASREHPFRLVLPGSKTAIQDNSSSQHGLIRSYKLSGRVLVNLVWDDSVPKQARQKPFLSESVAQLGKVVKIPEMPRTAEDDQPAPVQQQPRADRGKGAGEDGAKKVPKWFKIGKK; this is encoded by the exons ATGGCCTCACACGTTGTGGTCATTGCCACCGACCTCCGGCGCAAAACGATCAAGGTCTCGCCTGGAACCTACCTTATCGACGTTCTCGAGCAAGCCTGCAAGGAGCTTAACCTTGCGAGTGACAGGTATCTGATAAA GAACAAGCAGAAGCAAGTCGACCTCTCTGTACCCTTCCGCACATCTGGACTCTTGCCTGGCGCCAAGCTCGAGCTGGTTCTCAAGTCCAACACGCCTTCGGCCGTGCAAGTCGCTTTGCAGCTGCCCCATCCCGACGCCAAAGAGATACCCGGTGGTCGGCTGATCCGAAAGTTCCCTTCCGATCTGTCCCTTTGGAAAGTTCTGCGTCAGTTTGAAAGCGGCGAGGCAAGCGCGGGCAAGAATGTCAACATCACGGCTCGTGGCGTCGCGGATAACATCACCAGTGGTGGCGGTCATCTGTTCTACGAAACGCCCGTACTGAACATCATGGGCAGGGAGTTTGCTACGTTTCGGGAATTTCAGAAGACGCTGTCGCAGCTGGGCTATAACTCGGGAAATGTCCTCGTGCGGCTGTCGTACAGAAAGACGGACCAGATCATGCTCGAGGCAATGGATCAGATATCCCATCTATTCAAGGACATCGAGGAGCAAGATCAGAAGGCGGAGAATGCAACGGCTGAAACGACGGTGGAGGAATTCGAGCCAGAGCGGCTTGAAGACGCACCTATGACGGACGGAAATCATGACTGTGCCAAAGACTCCGAAACTCATCAGCGAGCTCCTCTTCAAGACAAGCTGGAGGACGAATCAACAGGAAAAACGGAGGAAGCAACCGGAGAGCGTCCACCTGGTGGCTCCTCGTCTCTAGCCCCCATCGACCCCTACCTGCCCGTCAGCGTGTTCCTGGCCCCGACGGGCCCCGTACCAGCCGCGGCCCTCGCCCCCTCCGAGTCCGACTCTGAGTTTGTCCCTTCCATCGCTCACGCGCAGCTTCATCAAGCACGTCTACAGCAGTCCTCGCGCAACAAACGTCTTCCCTCGGACAGGGAGCTCGAGGAAAAAATCGCTGCCGAGGAAGCCCGGCTCGCGGCCATCAAGTCTGTCGTCATCAAGGTGCGCTTCCCCGACAACACGAGTAGCGAGTGGCAAGTTGGCCCCGAGGCCACGGGGACGTTCCTGTACGAGGCAGTGCGGCGAGTCATGGCAAGCAGAGAACACCCTTTTCGGCTCGTCCTTCCCGGCAGCAAAACGGCGATCCAAGACAACAGCAGCTCGCAACACGGCCTCATTAGGTCATACAAGCTTTCTGGCAGGGTTCTCGTCAACCTTGTCTGGGACGACAGCGTGCCCAAGCAGGCCCGCCAGAAACCGTTCCTCAGTGAAAGCGTGGCGCAACTAGGAAAGGTAGTCAAGATCCCAGAGATGCCGcggacggccgaggatgaccaGCCGGCTCCCGTTCAGCAACAGCCAAGGGCGGACAGAGGCAAGGGTGCTGGAGAAGACGGTGCCAAAAAAGTGCCGAAGTGGTTCAAGATTGGAAAGAAGTAG
- a CDS encoding Ribosomal protein L36e, producing MAKETPKTGLAVGLNHGHKTTARVAKPRVSRTKGHLSKRTAFVREVVKEVAGLAPYERRVIELLRNSKDKRARKLAKKRLGTFGRAKKKVDELQRVIAESRRTAH from the exons ATGGCCAAGGAAACGCCCAAGACTGgtctggccgtcggcctgaACCATGGCCAC AAGACCACTGCTCGTGTCGCCAAGCCCCGTGTCTCCCGGACCAAGGGCCATCTGAGCAAGCGAACTGCTTTCGTCCGCGAGGTCGTCAAGGAGGTTGCTGG CCTCGCCCCCTATGAGCGCCGTGTTATCGAGCTGCTCCGCAACAGCAAGGACAAGCGTGCCCGTAAGCTGGCCAAGAAGAGG CTCGGAACTTTCGGCCGTGCCAAGAAgaaggtcgacgagctccagCGCGTCATCGCCGAGTCCCGCCGCACCGCTCACTAA
- a CDS encoding NAD dependent epimerase/dehydratase family protein, with protein MSHDKPSVLIIGGLGYIGRFLALHIHRNDLASDVRLVDKVLPQLAWLAPEFSEACSHDKFMQADASRPDALARIFDRPDGKQWDYVFNCGGETRYSQEDEVYKLRSLNLSLNLAKEAARREVKAFVELSTGMVYKPDSSPSKETDKLKPWSKIAVFKLKAEEELAKIEGLNLAVVRLSHVYGPYASQWVATALCMARVYQHLDGEMKWLWTKDLRTNTVHIHDATRALWAVASWYAAGKANWSHGGVPTFNVVDDGETTQGTLASIIGGLFKIETGFQGQLISTFARMNLDSVVDDVNDEVLGPWAELLEDAGITRPGPLTPFMEKELLKDTDLSMDGGRLKKLLDFKYEKPTISRELVEEVIDSYKTMKWWP; from the exons ATGTCCCACGACAAGCCGTCCGTCTTGATCATCGGTGGCTTGGGATACATCGGCCGTTTCCTAGCCCTCCACATTCATCGGAACGACCTGGCGTCCGACGTCCGTCTGGTGGACAAGGTCCTGCCGCAGCTTGCCTGGCTGGCCCCCGAGTTCTCGGAAGCTTGCTCGCACGACAAGTTCATGCAGGCCGACGCCAGCAGGCCGG ACGCTCTGGCTCGCATCTTCGACCGCCCCGACGGGAAGCAATGGGATTACGTCTTCAACTGCGGAGGCGAGACCCGGTACTCGCAAGAGGACGAGGTCTACAAGCTGAGGTCGTTGAACCTGTCCCTGAACCTggccaaggaggcggcgaggcgcgAGGTCaaggcctttgtcgagcTGAGCACCGGCATGGTGTACAAGCCGGACTCGTCTCCGAGCAAGGAGACGGACAAGCTCAAGCCTTGGAGCAAGATTGCCGTCTTCAagctcaaggccgaggaggagcttgCCAAGATCGAGGG CCTCAACCTTGCCGTCGTGCGCCTCTCTCACGTCTACGGCCCCTACGCCTCCCAGTGGGTCGCGACGGCGTTGTGCATGGCGCGCGTCTACCAACACCTCGACGGTGAGATGAAGTGGCTGTGGACGAAAGACCTTCGCACAAACACCGTGCACATCCACGACGCCACGCGCGCCCTCTGGGCCGTCGCTTCCTGGTACGCCGCCGGAAAGGCCAACTGGAGCCATGGCGGCGTTCCGACGttcaacgtcgtcgacgacggcgagacgacgcAAGGCACCCTGGCCAGCATCATCGGCGGCCTCTTCAAGATCGAGACGGGCTTTCAGGGCCAGCTCATCAGCACGTTTGCGAGGATGAACCTGGAcagcgtcgtcgatgacgtcAACGACGAGGTCCTTGGCCCATGGGcggagctgctcgaggatgccggcaTCACGAGACCGGGACCGCTGACGCCCTTTATGGAGAAGGAGCTGCTAAAGGACACGGACCTCAGCATggacggcggccggctgAAGAAGCTGCTAGACTTCAAGTATGAGAAGCCAACCATCAGCAGGGAGCTGGTGGAAGAGGTGATTGATAGCTACAAGACGATGAAGTGGTGGCCCTAG